In Anaerolineales bacterium, the following proteins share a genomic window:
- the groL gene encoding chaperonin GroEL (60 kDa chaperone family; promotes refolding of misfolded polypeptides especially under stressful conditions; forms two stacked rings of heptamers to form a barrel-shaped 14mer; ends can be capped by GroES; misfolded proteins enter the barrel where they are refolded when GroES binds) has protein sequence MAAKQIVFSEDARRKLKNGMNTVANAVGATLGPKGRNVAVDRKFGSPTVTHDGVSVAKEIELEDPFENMGAQLLKEAASKTNDIAGDGTTTSTVLAHAIVNEGLKALEAGYNPMLLKHGISMATETVVEELRKMSVKIDTKADIASVATNSAADEEIGGLIADVMDKVGKDGVITVEESKSMQFEQEFVEGMQFDRGYLSPYFITSADKMEAVISDAYVLINEKKISAAQDIVPLLEKLVQIGKRELVIIAEDIDGEALATLVLNKLRGMLNVLAVKAPGFGDRRKAMLQDIAVLTGGTVIAEETGRKLETATLQDLGRAEKVVSDKENTTVIGGKGKKADIEARIKEIRTEIDKSTSDYDKEKLQERLAKLSGGVAIIRVGAATETEMKEKKHRVEDALSAARAAVEEGIVPGGEISLINAGSKLDKLARDNGDEDSEVRVGINIVKKALEAPIRRLASNAGQDGSVIIDTVRRTAAEKKNKNIGYNVLTNKYVDMIEAGVIDPVKVVRGALENASSIAAMILTTDVLITDMPEKEKPAPAMPPGGMDY, from the coding sequence ATGGCTGCTAAACAAATTGTCTTTTCAGAAGACGCCCGCCGTAAACTCAAGAACGGCATGAACACGGTCGCTAACGCGGTCGGCGCAACTCTCGGACCGAAGGGTCGCAATGTGGCGGTGGATCGCAAGTTCGGCTCCCCGACCGTAACCCACGACGGCGTTTCCGTCGCGAAGGAGATCGAACTCGAAGATCCGTTCGAGAACATGGGCGCGCAACTGCTCAAGGAAGCCGCGTCCAAGACCAACGATATCGCTGGCGACGGCACGACCACTTCCACTGTGCTGGCTCACGCCATCGTGAACGAAGGCTTGAAGGCGCTCGAAGCCGGTTACAACCCGATGCTTCTCAAGCATGGCATTTCCATGGCGACCGAAACCGTTGTGGAAGAACTCCGCAAGATGTCCGTCAAAATTGATACGAAGGCAGATATTGCCTCGGTGGCGACCAACTCCGCCGCAGATGAAGAGATTGGCGGTCTCATCGCCGACGTGATGGACAAAGTCGGCAAAGACGGCGTTATCACCGTGGAAGAGTCCAAATCCATGCAGTTCGAGCAGGAGTTTGTCGAAGGTATGCAATTCGATCGCGGCTACCTCTCACCCTACTTCATCACCAGCGCGGACAAGATGGAAGCCGTCATTTCCGACGCGTATGTGCTGATCAATGAAAAGAAGATCTCCGCCGCGCAGGATATTGTCCCCTTGCTCGAAAAACTCGTGCAGATCGGTAAGCGCGAACTCGTTATCATCGCCGAAGACATTGACGGCGAAGCGCTCGCCACACTCGTCCTCAACAAACTACGCGGCATGTTGAACGTGCTGGCTGTCAAAGCCCCTGGCTTTGGCGATCGCCGCAAAGCCATGTTGCAGGATATCGCCGTCCTCACCGGCGGCACCGTGATCGCTGAAGAGACCGGTCGCAAACTTGAAACCGCGACATTGCAAGACCTCGGTCGCGCCGAGAAGGTTGTCTCCGACAAGGAAAACACCACAGTCATCGGCGGCAAGGGCAAAAAGGCTGACATCGAAGCCCGCATCAAGGAAATCCGCACCGAGATTGATAAAAGCACCAGCGACTACGACAAGGAAAAACTTCAAGAACGCCTTGCCAAGTTGAGCGGCGGCGTCGCCATCATCCGCGTAGGCGCGGCGACCGAGACCGAAATGAAGGAAAAGAAGCATCGTGTCGAAGATGCGCTCTCCGCGGCGCGCGCCGCAGTCGAGGAAGGCATCGTCCCCGGCGGCGAAATTTCCCTCATCAACGCTGGTTCCAAACTGGATAAACTTGCCAGAGATAATGGCGACGAAGACAGCGAAGTCCGCGTTGGCATCAACATCGTCAAAAAGGCGCTCGAAGCCCCGATCCGCAGACTGGCTTCCAACGCCGGACAAGATGGCTCCGTCATCATTGACACGGTCCGCCGCACTGCCGCCGAAAAGAAGAACAAGAACATCGGCTACAACGTGCTCACCAATAAGTATGTGGATATGATCGAAGCCGGCGTCATAGACCCGGTCAAAGTGGTGCGCGGCGCGCTTGAAAACGCCTCCTCCATCGCGGCGATGATCCTCACCACCGACGTGCTCATCACCGACATGCCCGAGAAGGAAAAACCTGCTCCCGCCATGCCGCCCGGTGGCATGGATTATTAA
- the groES gene encoding co-chaperone GroES: MASKLKLKPLGGRVIVEPIEQEEMTAGGIILPETAKEKPQEGKILAAGPGERDEDGKRIAMDVKVGDRVLYAKYSGTEVKVDGKKLLILKENDILAIVEG, translated from the coding sequence ATGGCAAGCAAATTGAAGTTGAAGCCCCTTGGCGGACGCGTGATCGTTGAACCGATCGAGCAGGAAGAAATGACTGCCGGCGGGATCATCCTTCCCGAAACCGCGAAGGAAAAACCGCAGGAAGGCAAAATCCTTGCGGCTGGACCGGGCGAACGCGACGAAGACGGCAAGCGCATCGCCATGGACGTCAAAGTGGGGGACCGGGTGTTGTACGCGAAATATTCCGGCACGGAAGTAAAAGTGGATGGCAAGAAGTTGCTCATCCTCAAAGAGAACGATATTTTAGCCATCGTTGAAGGCTAA
- a CDS encoding tetratricopeptide repeat protein, which yields MNIPPRRPLFNRKPQTNVYRMFLWVVMLLGGVWVLQQINRGDIQPLFQATPTPTRAPESLILEGEANFSAGNVDAAIRAYRAAVEVDPDDAKTWADLARIQTYSSAFLITNNEKKARLTEALESATKAVELAPDDSTAHAIRAFALDWSANSNFRTTEEVQNFLREAEAESLTALQLDSSNTLALVYYAEVLLDQQKWDQADLTIKQALAQDDSLMDVHRVNAMVLETFGQYNLAITEWDKAIAIEPNFTFLYIRAGANYRILAFEIASRQGVEAARPTYEISLEYFQKAARINEQIGVKDPGPHLSIARTYSQLGDYFAAALNVQKALGYEPTNPDIYGQLGIVYFRSRNYEGSIFSLKCATYGCSGEDSCLGRGLDKCYTDPDLAPELRENPYDVVGLPISPNTIVYYYTYGSVLSALSRPRDNKCGEAMQVMGDVRTELRNNPDGYADSQQTIISIVQAGEAICASLADGGASASPVPDEATSTPEVTATP from the coding sequence ATGAATATCCCCCCTCGTCGTCCGCTGTTCAATCGTAAGCCGCAGACCAATGTTTACCGCATGTTCCTCTGGGTGGTGATGTTGCTCGGCGGTGTGTGGGTTCTGCAACAGATCAACCGCGGCGACATCCAACCGTTGTTTCAGGCAACCCCAACCCCGACGCGCGCGCCCGAATCCTTGATCTTGGAGGGAGAGGCAAACTTCAGCGCGGGCAACGTGGACGCGGCGATTCGCGCCTACCGTGCGGCTGTGGAGGTGGACCCCGACGACGCCAAAACGTGGGCGGACCTCGCGCGCATTCAAACCTATTCCTCCGCGTTCCTCATTACCAACAACGAAAAAAAAGCGCGCCTCACCGAAGCGCTCGAGTCGGCGACCAAAGCCGTAGAACTGGCTCCCGATGACAGCACCGCGCACGCCATCCGCGCCTTTGCGTTGGACTGGAGCGCTAACTCCAACTTCCGTACCACCGAAGAAGTGCAAAATTTTCTGCGCGAAGCGGAAGCCGAGTCATTGACCGCGCTGCAATTGGACAGTTCCAATACCCTCGCGTTGGTGTACTATGCCGAAGTGCTCCTCGACCAGCAAAAATGGGATCAAGCGGACCTCACCATCAAGCAAGCTCTCGCACAAGACGACTCGCTGATGGATGTTCATCGTGTAAATGCCATGGTGTTGGAGACCTTTGGTCAATACAATCTTGCCATCACCGAATGGGATAAAGCCATCGCCATCGAGCCGAACTTCACCTTTCTCTACATCCGCGCGGGGGCGAACTATCGCATCCTTGCGTTTGAAATTGCGAGCCGACAGGGGGTCGAAGCCGCGCGACCGACGTATGAAATATCGTTGGAATATTTTCAAAAAGCCGCGCGAATCAACGAGCAGATCGGGGTGAAAGACCCGGGTCCGCATCTCTCGATCGCTCGCACGTATTCGCAATTAGGCGACTATTTTGCCGCGGCGCTCAACGTGCAAAAAGCCTTGGGATACGAACCGACGAACCCTGATATTTATGGACAGTTGGGAATTGTTTATTTCCGTTCACGTAACTATGAAGGATCGATCTTCTCCCTTAAATGCGCCACGTATGGATGTTCGGGCGAGGATTCTTGTTTGGGGCGCGGATTGGATAAATGTTATACCGACCCTGATCTTGCGCCTGAACTACGTGAAAATCCATACGATGTTGTTGGTCTCCCGATCTCGCCGAACACTATCGTCTATTACTACACTTACGGCTCGGTCCTCTCCGCGTTGAGTCGTCCGCGGGATAACAAATGCGGCGAGGCGATGCAAGTGATGGGCGATGTGCGGACAGAACTCCGCAACAATCCAGACGGTTACGCCGATTCACAGCAGACGATCATCAGCATTGTGCAGGCGGGAGAAGCTATCTGCGCGTCGCTGGCTGACGGGGGCGCGTCAGCCTCCCCCGTCCCGGATGAAGCGACTTCCACCCCTGAAGTCACCGCGACGCCTTGA
- a CDS encoding tetratricopeptide repeat protein, which yields MNRRKRRPNIFGWVVFGLVVLFGYYFNQVYLPSQPNPFVPTPTPTRSAEAYAAEAEKLMADGKFLQAIESYKEAIRSSPQDPSLYIAMARVQVLAGQPKEAQANAENALLLAPNNSMAVAIRAWAADAQGNNSDALTWIEQALQMDPNNGLAHAYYTEILVNSGSFDNTTKAIEESKVALALAPDTMEAHRARGLLLEATQNYEEAVGEFKAALAINDDVPDLWISLGLNYRILGVSDQAIDAFTRADVLNPADPSPDLYISRTYAGIGEYAKALQYAETAVNNNPVDPGLRGNFGVMYYRNFLWVEAVGQLRLAIDGGTTEEGESITGLPLTNDIRVAEYYFTLGLALARTGNCGEALPIAQELQAKVPTDENAQFAASETIRICQENLANPPASTPVVAEPSATPSAVSTP from the coding sequence ATGAACCGCCGCAAACGCCGCCCGAACATTTTCGGATGGGTGGTATTTGGGCTGGTCGTGCTGTTTGGATATTATTTCAATCAGGTGTATTTGCCGAGCCAGCCGAATCCGTTTGTGCCGACGCCGACGCCGACGCGCTCCGCTGAAGCGTATGCCGCCGAGGCGGAAAAGCTGATGGCGGACGGGAAATTCCTGCAAGCGATCGAATCGTATAAAGAGGCGATCCGCTCGTCGCCGCAAGACCCGTCGTTGTATATTGCCATGGCGCGCGTGCAAGTGTTGGCGGGTCAACCGAAGGAAGCGCAAGCCAACGCGGAGAACGCCTTATTGCTCGCTCCGAATAATTCGATGGCGGTTGCCATTCGCGCCTGGGCGGCGGACGCGCAGGGAAACAATTCGGACGCGCTCACGTGGATCGAACAGGCTCTGCAAATGGACCCAAACAACGGGCTTGCCCACGCGTATTACACGGAAATTCTCGTGAACTCAGGCTCGTTCGACAACACGACAAAAGCCATCGAAGAATCGAAAGTCGCGCTGGCGCTCGCGCCGGATACCATGGAGGCGCATCGCGCACGCGGTCTGCTTCTCGAAGCCACGCAAAACTATGAGGAAGCGGTGGGTGAGTTCAAAGCCGCGTTAGCGATCAATGACGATGTTCCTGACCTGTGGATCAGCCTCGGGTTGAATTATCGAATCCTCGGCGTTTCGGACCAGGCGATTGACGCTTTCACCCGCGCCGATGTGTTGAATCCCGCCGATCCGTCGCCAGATTTATACATCTCGCGCACATATGCCGGTATTGGCGAATATGCCAAGGCGTTGCAATATGCCGAGACCGCCGTAAACAACAACCCGGTGGATCCGGGTCTGCGCGGCAATTTCGGCGTGATGTATTATCGAAATTTTCTGTGGGTCGAGGCGGTGGGACAGTTGCGCCTCGCCATTGACGGCGGTACGACCGAAGAAGGAGAATCTATCACCGGATTGCCTTTGACCAACGATATTCGCGTGGCGGAATATTATTTCACGCTTGGTTTGGCGCTTGCGCGCACGGGCAACTGCGGCGAGGCGCTTCCGATCGCGCAAGAATTACAAGCAAAAGTTCCGACGGACGAAAACGCCCAATTCGCGGCAAGCGAAACGATTCGCATCTGTCAGGAAAATCTTGCCAACCCGCCTGCCAGCACGCCCGTTGTCGCCGAGCCGAGCGCGACCCCCTCAGCCGTATCCACGCCATGA
- the trmD gene encoding tRNA (guanosine(37)-N1)-methyltransferase TrmD yields the protein MQFDVFTLLPEVFPAYLESSILKRANERGLIRVRVHNIRDYTHDKHHVTDDTPYGGGGGMVMKPEPVFEAVESVLGQSPVQTQGQPVPIILLTPQGRVFTQRVAEELSQHERLALICGRYEGVDERIREHLVTDEISIGDYVLTGGELPAMILIDAVSRLIPGVLGDPTGAEDDSHSMGLLEYPHYTKPAEFRGWKVPEILQSGNHAKIDQWRREQALTRTFHKRPDMLEKANLSKNDLKFLKSMGAE from the coding sequence ATGCAATTCGACGTATTCACGTTATTGCCCGAAGTTTTCCCAGCCTATCTCGAATCCAGCATTCTCAAGCGCGCCAACGAACGGGGATTGATCCGCGTGCGCGTCCATAACATCCGTGACTACACCCACGACAAGCACCACGTCACCGACGATACGCCCTACGGCGGCGGCGGCGGGATGGTGATGAAGCCCGAACCGGTCTTTGAAGCGGTCGAATCCGTTTTGGGACAAAGTCCGGTTCAGACTCAGGGTCAGCCTGTTCCAATCATTCTGCTTACGCCGCAGGGACGCGTCTTCACCCAACGCGTCGCCGAAGAATTATCTCAACACGAGCGCCTCGCGTTGATTTGCGGACGCTACGAAGGCGTGGACGAGCGCATCCGTGAGCATCTCGTCACCGACGAAATTTCCATTGGCGATTACGTGTTGACCGGCGGCGAACTCCCCGCGATGATTCTGATCGACGCGGTCTCGCGTCTCATCCCCGGCGTGTTAGGCGACCCCACCGGTGCGGAAGACGACTCGCATTCGATGGGTCTGCTCGAATATCCACACTACACCAAGCCAGCGGAATTTCGCGGCTGGAAAGTTCCCGAAATCCTTCAAAGCGGCAACCACGCCAAGATCGATCAATGGCGGAGAGAACAAGCGCTTACGCGCACCTTCCACAAACGACCGGATATGCTGGAAAAAGCGAACCTTAGCAAAAACGATTTGAAGTTTTTGAAAAGCATGGGCGCTGAATAA
- a CDS encoding MFS transporter → MSSRLNYGKIFLLGFGFFGVSVIWGVYNAFVPIFLSEKFNVAPVLIGFFMTLDNIAALFIQPPVGAWSDKLRTPLGRRIPFIIIGAPITALAFGLIPLASIIPIFVACTSTTLLSAAMWRTPVVALMPDITPSPFRSQANGVINFMGGIGSIIALQTGGVLYKLSPNFPFWLGSVLVVLAALIVYLFIEEPKEYEQTEQQPGLLASLQEVFNDEEKSGLRLLLAIFFWFVGYSAIETFFTLYARNRLGLEVGDGATLLSVLPLFFVLFAMPAGILGSRIGRRVTIAIGLIILIVMLILLYITPVDALLIGVAPLPLVGIPLEAGGARMLTLAGVLLIFGGIGWAFVNINSLPMVVDLTGAARIGTFTGLYYLFSTLSAIAGPNLNGWAVQLAGNNYNVIMIIAPMFMAAALWLMLGVRRGEAVAY, encoded by the coding sequence ATGTCCTCACGACTCAACTACGGCAAGATCTTCCTGCTCGGTTTCGGTTTTTTCGGCGTAAGTGTGATCTGGGGCGTGTACAACGCTTTCGTCCCCATCTTTCTTTCGGAAAAATTCAACGTAGCCCCCGTGTTGATCGGTTTCTTCATGACGCTGGATAACATCGCGGCATTGTTCATCCAGCCGCCGGTGGGCGCATGGTCTGACAAACTGAGAACTCCGCTGGGACGCCGCATTCCCTTCATCATCATCGGCGCGCCGATCACCGCGCTGGCATTCGGTTTGATTCCCCTCGCCTCGATCATTCCGATCTTTGTGGCTTGCACCAGCACAACCTTATTGAGCGCGGCGATGTGGCGGACTCCGGTCGTGGCGTTGATGCCCGACATCACCCCCTCCCCATTCCGCTCGCAGGCAAACGGCGTTATCAACTTCATGGGCGGCATCGGTTCGATCATCGCCTTGCAGACCGGCGGCGTGTTGTACAAATTGAGTCCCAACTTCCCTTTCTGGCTGGGATCCGTGTTGGTCGTGCTGGCGGCGTTAATCGTTTATCTGTTCATCGAGGAACCGAAGGAATATGAACAGACCGAGCAACAGCCGGGTCTGCTCGCAAGCCTGCAAGAGGTGTTCAACGACGAAGAAAAAAGCGGCTTGCGTCTCCTGCTTGCCATCTTCTTTTGGTTCGTCGGCTATTCCGCCATCGAAACGTTTTTCACGCTCTATGCCAGAAACCGCCTCGGTTTGGAGGTGGGCGACGGCGCGACGCTGTTGTCGGTCCTGCCGCTTTTCTTTGTGTTGTTTGCAATGCCAGCCGGTATTCTCGGCAGTCGTATTGGGCGCCGGGTGACGATCGCCATCGGCTTGATCATCCTGATCGTTATGTTGATTCTGTTGTACATCACCCCGGTCGACGCGCTGTTGATCGGGGTCGCGCCGTTGCCTTTGGTAGGAATCCCGCTTGAGGCAGGCGGCGCGCGCATGTTGACCCTCGCGGGCGTTTTGCTGATCTTCGGCGGAATCGGCTGGGCGTTCGTCAACATCAATTCCCTGCCGATGGTAGTGGATTTGACCGGCGCGGCGCGCATCGGCACGTTTACCGGGTTGTATTACTTATTTTCCACGCTTTCGGCGATTGCGGGTCCGAACTTGAACGGGTGGGCGGTGCAACTCGCCGGGAACAACTACAACGTGATCATGATCATCGCGCCGATGTTCATGGCGGCGGCGTTGTGGCTCATGCTGGGAGTCCGCCGGGGGGAGGCGGTGGCGTACTAG
- a CDS encoding BMP family ABC transporter substrate-binding protein, protein MKKLYGLLAVLLVAAMILPACAPAEADCSSADTFCVGLVTDVGKINDKSFNQSAWEGVQRAEQELGATVQYIETADAKDYDKNIATFADANYDVIVTVGFGMGEATIKAAGLYPNVKFIGVDQFQAETTEGVAGLNFPEDQAGFLVGALASMMSKSHKIGAVCGTDAVPPVWRFGEGYKAGAAYADGMMGSTTEVFVVYHSDVGFDKTFTDPEWGAQTAQSMMDQGADAIFGCGGITGNGAITKAAQSGAYAIGVDTDQYLTLPEAAPRMLSSAMKLITPGVFDLIKAAKDGAFQSGNVYGSAGYAPFHDLDGDVPAEVKAAMEKLNADLLSGAVTTNVPPVKP, encoded by the coding sequence ATGAAGAAGCTGTATGGTTTGCTTGCGGTGTTGTTAGTCGCCGCGATGATTCTGCCCGCTTGCGCCCCGGCAGAAGCAGATTGTTCCAGCGCGGACACGTTCTGCGTCGGCTTGGTGACGGACGTCGGTAAGATCAATGACAAGTCGTTCAACCAGTCGGCATGGGAAGGCGTGCAGCGCGCGGAGCAGGAATTGGGCGCCACCGTCCAATATATTGAAACCGCCGATGCAAAAGATTACGACAAGAACATCGCTACTTTTGCAGACGCTAATTACGATGTGATCGTGACGGTCGGTTTCGGTATGGGCGAGGCGACGATCAAAGCCGCCGGACTTTACCCGAATGTGAAGTTCATCGGTGTGGATCAGTTCCAGGCGGAAACGACCGAAGGCGTTGCCGGGTTGAACTTCCCTGAAGATCAGGCTGGCTTCCTTGTCGGCGCGCTTGCTTCCATGATGAGCAAGAGCCACAAGATCGGCGCCGTGTGCGGTACCGACGCTGTGCCGCCCGTTTGGCGCTTCGGCGAGGGCTACAAAGCCGGCGCCGCGTATGCCGACGGCATGATGGGTTCGACCACCGAAGTGTTCGTCGTTTATCACAGCGACGTTGGCTTCGACAAGACCTTCACCGATCCGGAATGGGGCGCGCAGACTGCCCAGTCTATGATGGATCAGGGCGCTGACGCGATCTTCGGTTGCGGCGGTATCACTGGTAACGGCGCCATCACCAAAGCCGCTCAGAGCGGCGCTTACGCCATCGGCGTCGACACCGACCAGTACCTGACCCTGCCCGAAGCCGCCCCGCGCATGCTCTCCAGCGCGATGAAGCTCATCACTCCGGGCGTCTTTGATCTGATCAAAGCCGCGAAGGACGGCGCCTTCCAAAGCGGGAATGTGTACGGCTCAGCCGGTTACGCTCCGTTCCACGATCTCGATGGCGACGTGCCTGCCGAGGTGAAAGCCGCAATGGAAAAACTCAACGCGGATCTGCTCAGCGGCGCGGTAACCACCAACGTACCTCCTGTCAAGCCGTAA
- a CDS encoding ABC transporter permease, whose protein sequence is MQAETQAGSKVKRFARSALDALLIPFLSILTAVLLGAVIIISVGGNPLVAYYGLLQGSFGSARAISETAVWATPYIFAGLAVALAFKGGLFNIGAEGQLAVGATTAALIGYALPEWLGYNLPPIIHLPLVILVGAGMGALWAAIAGYLKAYTGGHEVINTIMLNYIALNTISFLLNGPMKDPNPNNVIARTPEIADSARFTPIFDGLRVHWGFILALLAAFLIWWLLGKTTLGFEIKTVGLNPDAAKYAGINVKRIIILTMALSGMLAGLAGTIEVTGLNYRHELGFSVGYGFDAIAIALLGKSHPLGVVLASLLFAAMRNGATRMQFLTQMPVDLISMLQALILLFVAADAIIRYIYRIKSQGEQVVLTRGWGG, encoded by the coding sequence ATGCAGGCTGAAACACAAGCAGGCTCAAAAGTAAAACGCTTTGCAAGGTCGGCGCTGGATGCGCTTCTTATTCCGTTTCTCTCAATTTTAACTGCGGTCTTGTTGGGAGCCGTCATCATTATCAGCGTGGGTGGGAATCCCTTGGTGGCATACTACGGTCTGCTTCAAGGATCGTTCGGATCGGCAAGAGCCATTAGCGAAACAGCAGTCTGGGCAACCCCATACATCTTCGCCGGTCTAGCGGTCGCGCTGGCGTTCAAGGGCGGCTTGTTCAATATCGGCGCGGAGGGACAACTAGCGGTTGGCGCGACCACAGCCGCGCTGATCGGTTACGCGCTTCCGGAATGGTTGGGTTATAACTTGCCTCCAATCATTCACCTTCCACTGGTGATTTTGGTCGGCGCGGGTATGGGGGCATTGTGGGCGGCGATTGCCGGTTATCTAAAAGCGTATACGGGCGGACACGAAGTGATCAACACCATCATGTTGAACTATATCGCGCTCAATACGATTTCATTTTTATTGAACGGTCCCATGAAGGACCCGAACCCGAACAATGTGATCGCGCGCACGCCTGAGATTGCCGACAGCGCCCGCTTCACGCCCATCTTCGACGGTCTGCGCGTGCATTGGGGCTTTATCCTCGCTTTGCTTGCCGCGTTCCTGATCTGGTGGCTGCTCGGCAAAACCACGCTCGGGTTTGAAATAAAAACCGTTGGCTTAAACCCCGACGCGGCAAAATACGCGGGCATCAACGTAAAACGCATCATCATCCTCACGATGGCGCTCTCCGGAATGTTGGCTGGGTTGGCTGGCACGATCGAAGTGACCGGGTTGAACTATCGCCACGAACTTGGGTTTTCCGTCGGCTACGGCTTCGATGCGATCGCCATCGCCCTGCTCGGAAAATCGCATCCGCTGGGGGTGGTGCTTGCCTCGCTCCTTTTTGCCGCCATGCGTAACGGCGCGACGCGTATGCAGTTCCTCACACAAATGCCGGTGGACTTAATCTCGATGTTGCAGGCGTTAATCCTGCTCTTCGTCGCGGCGGACGCGATCATCCGTTATATATATCGGATTAAATCTCAGGGCGAGCAAGTCGTGCTCACTCGCGGCTGGGGAGGCTAG
- a CDS encoding ABC transporter permease, whose translation MDWRRFGFIFLIIVVLFGAVVMVGITKSSPILTITSMLATTIAVATPLTLGALSGVFCERAGVVNIGIEGMMLTAAFFGWLGAIYAYHAFGLEKWTSIFIGLFSAILAGTLMGLLHAVLSITYKVDQIIGGTVINILAVGLTGFLNRQLFFGKGSAFGGQIPNSPGNLLNLNLPIADFFSPLCAGGKNCLDILGAIESVIDQRPIAITAIVLVFVSHYVLFNTRWGLRTRAVGEYPKAADTVGINVIKMRYINVLIGGALAGLAGAYFTIESVPSFEPLLTNGRGFISLAAMIFGNWSPIGSWVASLLFGASQALNIKMQLFRDVIPAQWSFLQNSYAVGMIPYILTIIILTGIIGRTTPPAADGVPYEK comes from the coding sequence ATGGACTGGAGACGTTTCGGCTTCATCTTCCTCATCATAGTCGTTCTGTTTGGCGCCGTGGTTATGGTCGGCATCACTAAATCGTCGCCTATTCTGACGATCACAAGTATGTTGGCAACCACGATCGCGGTCGCCACTCCGCTCACCTTGGGCGCGCTCTCCGGCGTATTTTGCGAGCGGGCGGGCGTGGTCAATATCGGAATCGAAGGGATGATGTTGACAGCCGCATTCTTTGGCTGGCTCGGCGCCATCTACGCGTATCATGCTTTCGGTCTTGAGAAATGGACCAGCATTTTCATCGGGCTTTTTTCCGCGATCCTCGCAGGCACGTTGATGGGCTTGCTCCACGCCGTTCTATCCATCACCTACAAAGTGGATCAAATTATCGGCGGAACGGTCATCAACATTCTGGCAGTCGGTCTAACCGGGTTTTTGAACCGGCAGTTATTCTTCGGTAAGGGAAGCGCCTTCGGCGGACAAATACCGAATTCGCCGGGCAACTTGTTGAACCTCAATCTACCCATCGCAGACTTTTTCAGCCCCCTGTGCGCCGGAGGAAAAAACTGCCTCGATATTCTCGGCGCCATCGAATCGGTGATCGACCAGCGTCCCATCGCCATTACCGCGATCGTTCTCGTTTTCGTTTCCCATTACGTGTTGTTCAACACGCGCTGGGGGCTGCGGACTCGGGCGGTGGGCGAATACCCCAAAGCCGCCGATACTGTGGGTATCAATGTGATCAAAATGCGCTACATTAACGTTTTGATCGGCGGCGCGCTCGCCGGGCTGGCTGGCGCGTACTTCACGATCGAATCGGTCCCATCCTTCGAACCATTGCTCACCAACGGACGCGGCTTCATCTCGCTTGCCGCGATGATCTTCGGCAATTGGTCGCCGATCGGTTCGTGGGTGGCTTCGCTGTTGTTCGGCGCATCGCAGGCGCTCAACATCAAGATGCAATTGTTCCGCGATGTAATTCCGGCGCAATGGTCTTTTCTGCAAAATTCCTATGCGGTAGGCATGATACCCTACATCCTGACCATAATCATCCTCACCGGCATCATCGGCCGCACAACTCCGCCCGCGGCAGACGGCGTGCCTTACGAGAAATAA